Part of the Mycolicibacterium mengxianglii genome is shown below.
ACCAGTTGGCCGTCGGAAAACACGCTGACCTGCTTGGTGAGGTCGTCGGCGATCGTCACGTGCCTGGGTCCGATGACGAAATCGACGCTGGTGTCGTCGGCGCCATAGACGCCACCGCCGAGGTCGGCGCCGTAGAGGTTGGCGTGCACGCTGACCTTGGTGCCCGCCGGGAAGTACTCCTTGGGGCGCCAGTGCGCCTTGCGATCATTGACCCACATCCAGGCGCCCTGCACCGGAGGCGAGGTGGTGACCTTCAGCTGCCGTTCGGCCGACGCCCGGTCGGTGATCTCGGTGTCGAACTGCGCGACGATCACCGTTCCCACGCCGTAGGTGGCACCGTCGGTGAGTCGGGTGCCCAGCGTGGTGTTCAACGAGACCGTCGCCTGTTCATCGGGAACCACCGTCGAGAACTCCGACACCTTGGTCAACGTCGTCGCGTCGGTGCCGCGGGCGGTCGCACTGACGGTGTAGGTCCGGCCGTAGCCCAGCGGTTCGTCCGGCCACCATGCCGCTCCGTCGGGTGCCATCGCCCCGGCGACCACGCGACCGGCTTCGTTGGTCATCTGGACGTCGGTCAGCCGGCCCGATGTGGCGGTCACGCGCACCGCGTTCAGCGGCGCCACCTCGAGCCCGCTCTGCGGGGTGATGGTCACCGCCGGTGGTGACGGCGGCGGGGCAGCTTGCGCCTCGCTGACCTCGGGGGTTGCTTCAGAACGCACCAAATGCGCTGCCGAAGAAGCACTTTGGAGTGCTGCAACCAAAACGACGGCTACGCATAGGCCGACAGCGACACGATCACGACGACGATCGAAAGACAAGATCTCTCCGGGGCGGGTTGGGCAGTGACGATCCACCGAGGGGTGCAGGGATCCAGTCACCAAGATAGTGGGTCCGCGGGCGTGGGGCCGCCGCTGTGATCAGTCCGTAGCCTGAGGCTGACCAGACTGTGCAGCCCGGGAGAGGACGCCCATGCCCACCAAGCGAATCCTGTGTTTCGGCGACTCACTGACCTGGGGGTGGATCCCCGCCGAAGAGGGGGTGCCCACGGAGCGGTATCCACGCGACGTGCGCTGGACCGGAGTGCTGGCCGATCAGCTGGGCGATGGCTTCGAGGTCATCGAAGAGGGGTTGAGCGCGCGCACCACGACGGCCGACGACCCCACCGATCCACGGCTCAACGGTTCGGCCTACCTGCCGTCCTGTCTGGCCAGCCACCTGCCGCTGGACCTGGTGGTCCTGATGCTGGGCACCAATGACACCAAGGTGAATTTCGGCCGCACGCCCACCGATATCGCCAGCGGCATGGGCGTGTTGGCCACCCAGGTGCTCACCAGTGCCGGCGGAGTGGGCACCGTCTACCCGGCACCCCGGGTGCTGATCGTCGCCCCGCCGCCGCTGGTGGACATGCCACACCCGTGGTTCGACCTCGTCTTCGAGGGTGGCCAGGCGAAGACCGCGCAGCTGTCCAGGGTCTACTCCGCGCTGGCGTCGTTCATGAAGGTGCCGTTCTTCGACGCGGGTTCGGTGATCAGCACCGACGGGGTCGACGGCATTCACTTCACCGAGCAGAACAATCGCGACCTCGGTGTGGCGCTCGCCGAGCAGGTGCGAACCCTCCTCGCCTGACCCCCTGCTCGCCTGACCCCCTGCTCGCCGAAACCAACGTTTGGGCGCGGAAACCCGGGAAATCCGCGCCCAAACGTTGGTTTGGGCGTCAACAGAAGGGGGTGCGTCAGCCGATGCGGATGAGTTTCTTGTTGACGAACTCGTCGATGCCGAAGCGGCCCAGCTCGCGACCGAAGCCGGAGCGCTTGACCCCGCCGAACGGCAACTCCACCCCGTCGGCGCCGACGACGTTGACGAAGACCATTCCGGCGTCGATCTTGTCGGCGACCCGCTTGGCCTGCTCGGTGTCGGTGGTGAACACATACGAGCCGAGCCCGAACGGGGTGTCGTTGGCCAGCTCGACGGCCTCGTCCTCAGAACTCACCTTGTACACCGTGGCCACCGGGCCGAACAGCTCCTCCTTGTAGGACGCCGAGTCGGGCGACACATTGGTCAGCACACCCGGCGGGAAGAACGCCCCCTTGCGCTCCCCCTCCGACACCAGCGTCGCCCCGTCGGCCACCGCGCGGTCGACCTGCTCGGCCAGCCGCTGCGCTGCCGCCAGCGACGACAACGGGGCCAACCCGTCGGCGGCCTCCTTCACCTTGGCGGTGAATTTCTCCAGGAAGTCGTCGTAGATGTTCTCGGCGACGATGAATCGCTTGGCCGCATTACACGCCTGGCCGGTGTTCTCGAACCGCCCCGCCACGGCGGCCTCGACGGTGGCGTCGAGATCGTCAGAGGACAGCACGATGAACGGATCCGAGCCGCCGAGTTCGAGCACCACCTTCTTCAGGTTGCGCCCGGCGATCTCGGCGACTGCCGCGCCGGCCCGCTCGGAGCCGGTCAGGGAGACGCCCTGGACGCGGGGATCGGCGATCATCTCGGCAACCTGCTCGTTGGTGGCGTAGACGTTGACGTAGGCGCCCTCGGGGTAGCCGGCGTCGTCGTAGATCTGCTGAATGGCCGCTGCCGACTCCGGGCACTGCGGGGCGTGCTTGAGCACCACCGTGTTGCCCAGCACCAGGTTCGGTCCGGCGAAGCGGGCCACCTGGTAGTACGGGTAGTTCCACGGCATGATGCCGAGCAGAACGCCCACCGGCCCCCGGCGGATCAGGGCGCTGCCCTCGCCGTCGAGCAGTTCGATCGGCTCGTCAGCGAGGAACTTCTCGGCATTGTCGGCGTAGAACTCATAGATCGCGGCGCTGAACTCGACCTCGCCCTCGGCCTGGTCGAGCGGCTTGCCCATTTCCCTCTGGATGATCTTGGCCAGCTCGTCCTTGCGCTCGTTGTGCAGTGCGGCAACCTTGCGGATCAAGTCGGCCCGCTGCGCCACCGTTGAGGTCCTGGACCACTCACGGTATGCCTTGGTCGCCGCCGACAGCGCTGCCTCGATCTGCTCATCGGTTGCGGTCGGATACTCCTTCACCACGTCACCAGTCGCCGGATCAACCACCGCGTACAGACTCATGCCCTGCCCTTCGTTGTCACTGTTCACCGTTGCGGTGCCGCACCTGACCCGCCGGCACAGCATCCCCCCACAGCACATCCTTCGCTGGATATCGATGCAATGCCAGTGGAACTTGGCGCGGCATCTGCAGGCAGAATCAGTCGCATGCAACTGGTCACCGTCGACGACATCCGCGCAGCGGCCCAGCGGATCCGCGGATCGGTCATCCGGACGCCGCTGGTACCCGCGCTGTGGGCCGACGAAGACCGTCCCCTGTGGATCAAGCCGGAGAGCCTGCAGGCGATCGGTGCGTTCAAGGTGCGCGGCGCGTTCAACGCGATCGCCAGTCTGGACGACGAGACCCGCGCGCGCGGCGTGGTGGCGTACTCGAGCGGCAATCACGCCCAGGCCGTCGCCTACGCCGCGGCGCAGTACGGCATCCCGGCTCACATCGTCATGCCGGAGGAAACGCCCAACATCAAGGTGCAGGCCACCCGCGAACGCGGTGCCGAGGTGGTGCTGTGCCCGGCAGGACAGCGCGAGAAGGTGGCCGCGGAAGTGGTCGAGCGGACCGGCGGTGTCCTGGTACCACCGTTTGACCACCCCGCGATCATCGCCGGGCAGGGCACCGCGGGCCTGGAGATCGCCGAGGACCTGCCCGACGTGGAGACCGTGCTGATCCCGGTCAGCGGCGGAGGGCTGGCCTCCGGTGTCGGCACGGCGATCAAGGCGCTGTGCCCGACGGCGAAAGTCTTCGGCGTCGAACCCGAACTGGCGGCCGACGCGGCCGAGAGTCTGCGGATCGGCCGGCCGGCCCAGTGGCCGATCGAGGACCGCAACCGCACCATCGCCGACGGGTTGCGCTCCGTGCTTTCCGAGCTCACCTTCGCCCATCTGCAGCAGGTGCTCGACGGCATCATCACCGTGACCGAAGACGAGATCCGGGCTGCGGTGCGGGAACTCGCCTACCGCGCACACCTGATCGCTGAACCGAGTGGTGCGGTGGCACTGGCGGCCTACCGCCAGGGTGCGACGCCGGTGGGGCGGACCGTGATCGTGCTGTCCGGCGGCAACATCGAGCCGACGATGTTGCACGAAATCCTGCACTGAGCCACAGAGCCGAGCGCCCTGCGTCGGACCGCATTGTTACCCACGTATCACGATCTCGTTGCCTGCGCACGACCGATCGTTACCCCATGTGAACTAATTCGACAGCGCGGGCACACAGCCGACCCTGAAAAGCTCGTTATCGGATTCCGCCATCGCTAATGCCAATCCATCTGCAGAACTCGTAACTACTGGCGGGTATGGCAAATTCAATCTAGTTACCTACGATAAGAAGATTGACGCGAACGTAAACGTTTGCTATATACGTGACAGCGCGGAGGTGGCGTCCAGGAGTCATCTGGTTAGGTCAGCTAAGAAAACTCTTAAACAGGTAATTTTCGGTTTTCCTGAACGCAAACTGAGAGACTGCTTACACTTCCCAACACAGCCCATCGTTCACCCTAGGGGATGCAAACTATGCAAATCTCAGCCCGTTCATACCTCACCGCCGGCATTTCGCTAACTGCGGCAACCGCCATCGCGCTGACGCCACTGGCGATCCCTGCAAATCAGCATGCGGTCTCTATTCCCAGCGTCACCGTGTCCGACATTCAACTGGCCGTGACGCCGAGCGAGATCCGTGCGTTCTTCACGGCATTGCAAGCCGATCTCGCCGAGTTCAATGAAGGTCTCGCGACAGCCGTCGGACTCCCCGGCCAGACCTTGGACGACGCCCTCGAGACCGCGATCAACCTGAATGCGCAGCTCTTCACCACACTGCGCTCCTTGACCACCAACCCGACATTGACCGGTTTGTTGGATGCGCTGGAGGCCAGCTCTGATTACGGTCTGGGCTCCCTGCAGGAAGCCATCGTGGATATCAACACCAACCCGGCCTCCGGTCTGGTGTTGACCACCGAGCAACTCGCGAACCTGTTCACCAGCAGCATCACCGGCTCGCTGTCCAACGTCCTGTCGTCATTCGTCGCCGTACTGAACAACCCGCTGAGCACGTCAGCTCTGGCCGGGTTGCTGAGCACCGGCGCGGTGGGCACCGCGCAACTGCTGGCCAGCAACGGACTTTCCGCTGTTGGGACGGTTGGCGACTTCGGATTCAACACCGTCTGGGACGGAATTGCCCTCGTCGATAACACCATCTGGAACGCCATCGACACCATCTACGACCTGAGCAACGTTGCCGCCGGCGCCACCGGCAGTGCGCTCATCGCGGCCATCACCGAGCTCGTCCAGAGCGTGACCCTGGCACCGGGCCAGGCCATTGCCGATGTCGCATTCGGTGTCACCTTTGACGCTCTCGGAACAGTGTGGGAGGGCTTCGACACCGTTGTCGGGGGCGCACAGAGTCTCGTCGCCATCGCGGGTGGAACGCTGCAGTACGCCATCAATGCGGTGGGCGCGGCTCCGCTGAACCCGCAGAGTTACCTGGTTGCCACGGGCGCGCTGCTGGCCGGCGGCTTCGACGGCTTCAACGCGACGGTCGGCACCGTCGGCAGCGTCGCGCAGTTGCCGTTCACGCTCGGCGCCAACATCACGCGCGGGGTGTCGGGTGTCATCACCGGCCTGAACGAGGGTTTCGCGCAAGCGCTTTCCGGGGTCTTGGCGGCCGCGGGCCTGCCCGCCGCCGTCGTCGCCCTGCCTCTGGCCCTCGCCGGCCAGATCAATGCCGTGATCGAGGCCGGCACCGACGTCGTTGCCGACGGCTTTGACACGGCCGCCGGCCTGGTCGAGGCCGGCACCGGGTTCGTGATCCACGTCTCTAACGAGATCGAGAACGCCATCTTCAACCTCGTTCCCGTCGGCGCCGGCATCGCCCC
Proteins encoded:
- a CDS encoding L,D-transpeptidase; translated protein: MSFDRRRDRVAVGLCVAVVLVAALQSASSAAHLVRSEATPEVSEAQAAPPPSPPAVTITPQSGLEVAPLNAVRVTATSGRLTDVQMTNEAGRVVAGAMAPDGAAWWPDEPLGYGRTYTVSATARGTDATTLTKVSEFSTVVPDEQATVSLNTTLGTRLTDGATYGVGTVIVAQFDTEITDRASAERQLKVTTSPPVQGAWMWVNDRKAHWRPKEYFPAGTKVSVHANLYGADLGGGVYGADDTSVDFVIGPRHVTIADDLTKQVSVFSDGQLVRTMPTSMGRGGTETVGGQTIAFWTQPGVYTVMEKQNPVIMDSSTYGLPVGSSSGYRLSVPYAVRISTDGIYLHQLESTVWAQGNTNVSSGCLNLSAENAKWFYEFSRPGDVVEVRNTGGAPLQQSQNGDWSVPWESWLAGSALARVNTP
- a CDS encoding SGNH/GDSL hydrolase family protein, which produces MPTKRILCFGDSLTWGWIPAEEGVPTERYPRDVRWTGVLADQLGDGFEVIEEGLSARTTTADDPTDPRLNGSAYLPSCLASHLPLDLVVLMLGTNDTKVNFGRTPTDIASGMGVLATQVLTSAGGVGTVYPAPRVLIVAPPPLVDMPHPWFDLVFEGGQAKTAQLSRVYSALASFMKVPFFDAGSVISTDGVDGIHFTEQNNRDLGVALAEQVRTLLA
- a CDS encoding NAD-dependent succinate-semialdehyde dehydrogenase, with protein sequence MSLYAVVDPATGDVVKEYPTATDEQIEAALSAATKAYREWSRTSTVAQRADLIRKVAALHNERKDELAKIIQREMGKPLDQAEGEVEFSAAIYEFYADNAEKFLADEPIELLDGEGSALIRRGPVGVLLGIMPWNYPYYQVARFAGPNLVLGNTVVLKHAPQCPESAAAIQQIYDDAGYPEGAYVNVYATNEQVAEMIADPRVQGVSLTGSERAGAAVAEIAGRNLKKVVLELGGSDPFIVLSSDDLDATVEAAVAGRFENTGQACNAAKRFIVAENIYDDFLEKFTAKVKEAADGLAPLSSLAAAQRLAEQVDRAVADGATLVSEGERKGAFFPPGVLTNVSPDSASYKEELFGPVATVYKVSSEDEAVELANDTPFGLGSYVFTTDTEQAKRVADKIDAGMVFVNVVGADGVELPFGGVKRSGFGRELGRFGIDEFVNKKLIRIG
- a CDS encoding threonine ammonia-lyase produces the protein MQLVTVDDIRAAAQRIRGSVIRTPLVPALWADEDRPLWIKPESLQAIGAFKVRGAFNAIASLDDETRARGVVAYSSGNHAQAVAYAAAQYGIPAHIVMPEETPNIKVQATRERGAEVVLCPAGQREKVAAEVVERTGGVLVPPFDHPAIIAGQGTAGLEIAEDLPDVETVLIPVSGGGLASGVGTAIKALCPTAKVFGVEPELAADAAESLRIGRPAQWPIEDRNRTIADGLRSVLSELTFAHLQQVLDGIITVTEDEIRAAVRELAYRAHLIAEPSGAVALAAYRQGATPVGRTVIVLSGGNIEPTMLHEILH